Proteins from one Paenibacillus amylolyticus genomic window:
- a CDS encoding NADH-dependent flavin oxidoreductase produces the protein MNPKFNQMFEQVSLPTGITLKNRIVLAPMTHMSSNADGTISDAELAYYARRTGGAGMSITAVGHVTEYGIGFPAQFGVYDDRFIPGLKKLAETIKQQGSVAVLQIFHAGRLTPEQAVPSGQVVAPSAVASERPGSPEPRELTDAEITSIIKDFGEATRRAIEAGFDGVEIHGANGYLIQQFFSPHSNRREDRFGGSVEKRLTFPLAVVDEIQKVVAQHTKLPFIIGYRFSPEEPETPGLTMEDTYALVDALKDKNLDYLHVSLNEFWSKPRRGEADTRSRMEFILDRVNGKLPVIGVGAIHTADEAAEALQTGVPLLAIGRELIIEPDWVEKIESGREEDIETILTKSDQERLVIPDGLWNAIIHTPGWFPMAEEQ, from the coding sequence ATGAATCCAAAGTTTAACCAGATGTTTGAACAAGTTTCACTGCCGACTGGTATTACACTGAAAAACCGTATCGTGCTCGCTCCGATGACTCATATGTCCTCCAATGCTGACGGTACCATATCCGACGCGGAACTCGCTTATTATGCCCGTCGCACCGGTGGTGCAGGCATGTCGATTACGGCTGTAGGGCATGTAACCGAGTATGGCATTGGTTTCCCCGCTCAATTTGGTGTCTATGATGATCGCTTCATTCCTGGTCTGAAGAAACTGGCTGAGACGATTAAACAACAGGGCTCCGTAGCCGTATTGCAAATATTCCATGCGGGCCGTCTGACACCTGAACAAGCTGTACCTTCGGGTCAAGTGGTTGCTCCTAGTGCGGTTGCAAGTGAGCGTCCAGGTTCGCCCGAACCAAGAGAACTGACGGATGCCGAGATTACTTCCATTATCAAAGACTTTGGTGAAGCGACACGCCGTGCAATCGAAGCTGGCTTTGATGGTGTTGAGATTCACGGTGCGAACGGTTATCTGATCCAGCAATTCTTCTCCCCGCATTCCAACCGACGTGAAGACCGCTTTGGCGGAAGTGTGGAAAAACGTCTTACTTTCCCGCTTGCTGTCGTGGATGAGATTCAGAAAGTGGTTGCCCAACATACCAAACTTCCGTTCATCATTGGTTACCGTTTCTCCCCAGAAGAACCGGAAACACCGGGACTTACAATGGAAGATACGTATGCACTGGTGGATGCATTAAAAGATAAAAACCTGGATTACCTGCACGTTTCCCTGAACGAATTCTGGTCCAAGCCAAGACGCGGCGAAGCAGATACACGTTCAAGAATGGAATTCATCCTGGACCGTGTGAACGGCAAATTGCCTGTAATTGGTGTAGGTGCGATTCATACGGCTGATGAGGCCGCTGAGGCCCTTCAAACGGGAGTACCTTTGCTTGCCATTGGACGGGAATTGATTATTGAACCGGATTGGGTCGAGAAAATCGAGAGCGGACGGGAAGAAGATATCGAGACGATTCTGACGAAATCGGATCAGGAACGTCTGGTTATCCCTGATGGGCTGTGGAATGCAATCATCCACACACCTGGCTGGTTCCCTATGGCAGAAGAACAATAA
- a CDS encoding SOS response-associated peptidase: MCNRFSLATDLDEVRDHFKIQRVMYYYKNRYNISPTQHTPIILHQDGERVLDEFRWGFIPFWGRDAVNANLMTVHENPSYYKLVETKRCVIPCNGLYYWRQEGKKSYAVRVVMPDRGLFGIAGLYEVWRDTRKEPLRTCTMLMTGANMVTREFGSKMPAILSEEEINTWLDPANTRVTQLLPLLKSYNSTEMNLYPVTPMVANDEHDCYECVEEMDQKLAYVRSF, from the coding sequence ATGTGCAACCGTTTTTCATTGGCAACCGATTTAGACGAAGTCAGAGATCACTTTAAGATCCAGCGGGTAATGTACTATTACAAAAACCGATACAATATCAGCCCAACACAGCATACGCCGATTATTTTGCATCAGGATGGTGAGCGTGTATTGGATGAGTTCCGGTGGGGGTTCATTCCATTCTGGGGCCGTGATGCCGTTAACGCGAATCTTATGACGGTGCATGAGAATCCTTCCTATTACAAACTGGTAGAGACCAAGCGCTGTGTCATTCCCTGCAATGGATTATATTACTGGCGGCAAGAGGGCAAGAAAAGTTATGCGGTTCGTGTTGTCATGCCGGATCGCGGTCTGTTCGGCATTGCTGGGTTATACGAGGTGTGGAGAGATACACGGAAAGAGCCGCTTCGTACCTGCACAATGCTTATGACAGGCGCGAACATGGTTACACGCGAGTTTGGCAGTAAAATGCCGGCGATCCTTTCCGAAGAAGAGATCAACACCTGGCTTGACCCGGCGAATACACGAGTGACTCAGTTGCTGCCGCTATTGAAATCGTATAACAGTACAGAGATGAATCTGTATCCTGTTACCCCCATGGTCGCGAACGACGAACACGACTGCTACGAGTGCGTGGAAGAGATGGATCAGAAGCTGGCTTACGTTCGGAGTTTCTGA
- a CDS encoding AraC family transcriptional regulator, with amino-acid sequence MRKHWFMPEPGFAGYTCYPVAYGRYIDSEHGEHRPDGIREYNLHLIFSGQGYVRTEQGNVRLMAGQGFLYAPGQAQQYYADPTAPWDVRWIHMQAYDLERLLDLRNPDKIWLFSFSGFERFEALHEQLCQLGRTYESVHEPRLSAVLYELLAELTRNSDSLAGTSTLSHQDTIRSTADYIRRHCTQQLSLADMANTAGYSVYYFNRMFKSIMGVPPGRYLLDCRMLAAKKSLVDSDLTVKQIASQCGFTHSSYFIRMFRTYIGMTPQQFRLLYTSGSAEKGTAVTRED; translated from the coding sequence ATGCGAAAACATTGGTTTATGCCGGAGCCGGGATTCGCCGGGTACACCTGTTATCCAGTGGCTTACGGAAGATATATCGATTCAGAGCATGGGGAGCATCGTCCAGACGGGATACGTGAATACAATCTGCATCTGATATTCAGTGGACAGGGGTATGTCCGAACAGAACAGGGAAACGTCCGATTGATGGCTGGGCAAGGTTTTCTATATGCACCAGGACAGGCGCAGCAATACTATGCGGACCCCACTGCTCCCTGGGACGTCAGGTGGATTCATATGCAGGCCTACGATCTGGAGCGATTGCTGGACCTCCGCAATCCAGACAAGATTTGGCTGTTTTCATTTTCGGGATTCGAACGCTTTGAGGCGTTGCATGAACAATTATGCCAGCTCGGCAGAACTTATGAGAGTGTCCATGAACCCAGATTGTCTGCTGTACTGTACGAGTTACTGGCAGAACTTACGAGGAATTCGGATTCGCTGGCGGGCACGTCTACACTGAGTCATCAGGATACCATTCGTTCAACGGCCGATTATATCCGCCGTCATTGTACGCAGCAGCTAAGTCTTGCCGACATGGCCAATACAGCCGGATACAGTGTGTATTATTTTAATCGCATGTTCAAAAGTATCATGGGGGTTCCCCCAGGCCGATATCTGCTGGATTGTCGTATGCTTGCGGCGAAGAAAAGTCTGGTAGATTCAGATCTGACGGTGAAACAAATTGCTTCTCAATGTGGTTTCACACACAGCAGTTACTTTATTCGCATGTTTCGAACATACATTGGAATGACCCCGCAGCAATTCAGGCTGCTCTATACCTCAGGCAGTGCAGAAAAGGGAACTGCCGTAACGAGGGAGGATTGA
- a CDS encoding beta-galactosidase, which produces MNTDRPVQMGVDYYPEHWDPSLWEQDARLMADSGVRIVRVGEFAWSRMEPTDGQFEWAWLDQAIDTLHRHGMQIVIGTPTMTPPRWLTEKCPDVLPVLPHGQPYHEGVRGHRCYNSPSMRTYSARIVQKLTERYADHSAIIGWQTDNEFSFTDCQCAACADAFREWVRARYHSLDQINKAWGTVVWSGEYSEWEQVTPPYGGSSFQNPSFLLDYSRFQSDSIVDFQHIQVEIIRRNCPEHVVTHNFHSYPQKADQYKIGQELDFASFDYYPNPSPNKIDTAPYSGALSLDLTRGIKRRNFWIMEQLSGPPGCWFPMWRTPQPGFLRAYAWQTIARGADAVMHFRWRSATVGAEQFWHGLIDHSNVPGRRFKEFQQLCNEVNRLSERLQGSTLHNEVAILHSHDQLNALRIQPQAEGLEYYENMKVWHRALTKLGISTDVIHALEPLDGYKIIIAPHLYLLDETTAEHLQTFAAAGGILVLTHRTGVKNDNNVCVMAPLPGLLSECSGVRVTEYDPVGGDTVQIRDDQGHLYVASQWVDVLELDTAQPIAVYADQFYAETAAVTRNHWGKGEVYYVATQPEEAYLSQLLRSIAEGCDLSVIQTLPHGVQVTTRSGPNGTFRFILNLSPEPVSIELNASFTSALDGKPKGPHLELDGYELEVLEIQ; this is translated from the coding sequence ATGAATACAGACCGGCCCGTGCAAATGGGCGTCGATTATTATCCCGAACATTGGGACCCATCCCTGTGGGAACAGGATGCCCGTTTAATGGCTGACAGCGGAGTGCGCATTGTGCGTGTGGGTGAGTTCGCCTGGAGCCGAATGGAACCCACTGATGGACAATTTGAATGGGCATGGCTTGATCAAGCGATTGATACCTTACATCGTCATGGGATGCAAATTGTAATTGGTACACCCACCATGACACCCCCACGCTGGCTTACCGAAAAATGTCCTGATGTCCTGCCTGTGCTTCCGCATGGTCAACCGTATCATGAAGGCGTTCGGGGACATCGTTGTTATAACAGTCCCAGTATGCGAACGTACAGTGCAAGAATTGTACAGAAACTGACTGAGCGCTATGCAGATCATTCGGCAATTATCGGATGGCAGACAGACAATGAATTCAGTTTCACGGATTGTCAGTGCGCCGCTTGTGCGGATGCTTTTCGCGAATGGGTTCGTGCTCGCTACCACAGCTTGGATCAGATCAACAAAGCCTGGGGGACTGTGGTCTGGAGTGGTGAATATAGCGAGTGGGAACAAGTCACGCCGCCGTATGGAGGCTCTTCGTTTCAGAATCCTTCATTCCTGCTGGACTACTCCCGCTTCCAGTCGGACTCCATTGTGGATTTTCAACATATACAGGTCGAGATTATTCGCCGCAATTGTCCTGAACATGTTGTCACCCATAATTTTCACAGCTATCCGCAAAAAGCAGATCAATATAAAATCGGGCAGGAGCTGGACTTCGCTTCATTTGATTATTATCCGAACCCTTCACCGAACAAAATAGATACCGCGCCTTACAGTGGTGCACTCTCATTGGATCTGACACGCGGTATTAAGCGCCGCAACTTCTGGATCATGGAGCAGTTGAGCGGCCCTCCGGGATGTTGGTTCCCGATGTGGCGTACACCGCAGCCCGGCTTCCTGCGCGCTTACGCTTGGCAGACCATTGCTCGCGGGGCTGATGCGGTTATGCATTTCCGCTGGCGGAGTGCAACTGTGGGCGCTGAACAGTTCTGGCATGGACTGATTGATCACAGCAACGTTCCGGGGCGACGTTTCAAGGAGTTTCAACAGCTATGTAACGAAGTGAACAGACTCAGTGAGCGACTACAGGGTTCAACATTGCATAATGAAGTCGCCATTCTGCATTCGCATGATCAATTGAACGCCCTTCGGATTCAGCCGCAAGCCGAAGGACTGGAATACTACGAAAATATGAAGGTCTGGCATCGCGCGTTGACCAAATTGGGCATCAGCACGGATGTTATACACGCTTTGGAGCCACTGGATGGCTATAAAATCATCATTGCTCCGCATCTGTACCTGCTGGATGAGACTACAGCAGAGCATCTGCAAACTTTTGCAGCGGCTGGGGGCATCCTGGTCTTAACCCATCGCACGGGTGTCAAGAATGACAATAACGTCTGTGTCATGGCTCCGCTCCCAGGTCTATTATCTGAATGTAGTGGTGTGCGAGTTACGGAGTATGATCCTGTTGGCGGGGATACCGTTCAGATTCGTGATGACCAAGGTCATCTCTATGTTGCTTCTCAATGGGTGGATGTATTGGAACTGGATACAGCGCAGCCGATCGCTGTATATGCGGATCAATTTTATGCCGAAACCGCCGCTGTAACCAGGAATCACTGGGGTAAAGGTGAGGTCTATTATGTGGCAACCCAGCCGGAAGAAGCGTATTTGAGCCAGTTATTGCGAAGCATCGCAGAAGGCTGTGACCTTTCCGTGATTCAGACTTTGCCACATGGTGTACAGGTGACCACCCGCTCGGGTCCAAATGGAACGTTCCGTTTTATTCTGAATCTGAGCCCAGAACCTGTCTCCATTGAACTTAACGCTTCATTCACCAGTGCACTGGACGGCAAACCGAAAGGTCCTCATCTGGAACTGGACGGTTATGAGCTCGAGGTCTTGGAGATTCAATGA
- a CDS encoding ABC transporter substrate-binding protein, with protein sequence MVETKLVKTTFGEVEIPAHPERVAAIDYLGTVLALGVKPIGGGQFLMNSPYLEGHMNGLATIGDSVEQLMELEPDLIITLNPDKAAYEKYSKIAPTVSIASITFPSLKDEVNYFGEVLGKEAEAKKWLAEFDAEIAKIKQEVQNVVPADATFSVMQEYDRQVFIFGNQSGRGGRNIYELLGLQAPKNIPSELMQGAYHEFSIELLSKYAGDYIVLTSNSQLKDLQADPVWGSLPAVKNGRVYIWTEEQSWFRDPIALLKQTQDLAEWIIGLNTPSK encoded by the coding sequence GTGGTAGAAACCAAACTGGTCAAAACGACCTTTGGAGAGGTAGAGATCCCCGCACATCCAGAACGAGTTGCTGCCATTGATTATCTGGGAACGGTGCTTGCTCTTGGTGTCAAACCGATTGGTGGAGGACAGTTTCTAATGAATAGTCCTTATCTGGAAGGTCACATGAATGGTCTTGCAACGATAGGAGATTCCGTCGAACAATTGATGGAGCTGGAGCCAGATCTCATTATTACACTGAATCCGGACAAGGCGGCTTATGAGAAATATAGCAAGATTGCACCAACTGTTTCGATTGCATCCATCACTTTCCCGTCACTGAAGGACGAAGTAAACTATTTCGGTGAAGTCCTTGGCAAAGAAGCGGAAGCTAAGAAGTGGCTGGCGGAATTCGATGCGGAGATTGCCAAAATCAAGCAGGAGGTTCAGAACGTTGTCCCAGCTGATGCTACATTCTCTGTAATGCAGGAATATGATCGCCAAGTTTTCATTTTTGGCAATCAGTCAGGCCGAGGAGGACGTAATATCTATGAATTGCTTGGTTTGCAGGCACCAAAGAACATTCCATCCGAGTTGATGCAGGGCGCCTATCATGAATTCTCGATAGAATTGCTCTCCAAATACGCGGGAGATTACATTGTTCTGACCAGTAATTCTCAGCTGAAAGACCTTCAGGCAGATCCGGTCTGGGGTTCATTACCTGCTGTCAAAAATGGAAGGGTGTACATATGGACAGAGGAACAATCCTGGTTCCGTGATCCCATCGCTTTGTTGAAACAGACGCAGGATCTGGCTGAATGGATTATTGGACTTAACACACCGTCTAAATAA
- a CDS encoding AraC family transcriptional regulator, producing MGIQNDIKLWDQVQVRVLDVRIISLETNEFMRNYVLPTSAFVYVQGRGQVWLDEEVWTTSQFLLLHGGKGSRLTLEATGVTEVHLILYKSTLPLNVLVEYRMMLNQHNPFEKSWATAPDHALELRELVRNIHECWSGQEQVGKIQVKVYFFQLVQIALLQRSRMFNEVQQPSLTDRVLRYIKAHYRESISLDALAQSLSYSPQYVSRKFKEQTGCTPTEYVIRLRIGEARSLLGIHGSFITGDCGVCGLYGPVLFQPYIQKETGITPGQYRLKQQEHSKSVSKSALYATKESIVTGEEERYPLIDDDNHYQYIGDEEINMFNQFKSAIMSLALVLTLSACGTAQQGQNHPRLRLNPNNRQW from the coding sequence TGCGTAATTATGTGTTGCCGACCAGTGCATTTGTATATGTTCAAGGCAGGGGTCAGGTCTGGCTGGATGAAGAGGTATGGACCACAAGCCAGTTCTTGCTGCTGCATGGTGGAAAAGGAAGCCGTCTGACCCTTGAAGCGACCGGGGTGACAGAGGTGCATCTGATTTTGTACAAATCAACGCTGCCATTGAACGTACTGGTGGAGTACCGAATGATGCTGAACCAGCACAATCCGTTCGAAAAGTCTTGGGCGACAGCGCCGGATCATGCACTTGAGCTGCGTGAGCTGGTGCGTAATATACATGAATGCTGGTCAGGGCAGGAGCAAGTGGGCAAAATTCAGGTCAAAGTGTACTTCTTTCAACTGGTACAGATTGCATTGTTACAGCGGAGTCGCATGTTTAACGAAGTTCAGCAGCCTTCGCTTACCGATCGGGTTTTGCGATACATCAAAGCTCATTATCGGGAATCGATCTCACTTGATGCGCTTGCCCAGTCCTTGAGTTACAGTCCGCAATATGTATCACGCAAATTCAAGGAACAGACGGGGTGTACTCCGACAGAATATGTGATTCGGTTACGAATAGGGGAGGCAAGGAGTTTGCTTGGCATCCACGGAAGCTTCATTACAGGAGATTGCGGCGTATGTGGGTTATACGGACCCGTTCTATTTCAACCGTATATTCAAAAAGAGACCGGCATTACACCGGGACAATATCGGTTGAAGCAGCAGGAGCATTCGAAATCTGTTTCAAAAAGTGCATTATATGCAACAAAAGAATCCATTGTAACAGGAGAAGAGGAACGTTATCCTTTAATTGATGATGATAATCATTATCAATATATTGGAGATGAGGAAATCAACATGTTTAACCAGTTTAAATCAGCGATCATGTCGCTTGCACTTGTACTCACATTGAGTGCTTGCGGAACAGCCCAACAGGGGCAGAATCATCCGAGGTTGCGGCTGAACCCGAACAACCGGCAGTGGTAG